One Synechocystis sp. LKSZ1 genomic window, TTGTTTCAGCGGTTAACCAGGGAATAACTTCCCCGGCTCGGTCTCGTAGGGCCCCGTCGTACCAAATTCCCACAGCATGGTTTTCTCCTAGTTCCAATTGCCATAGGAGTCGCCGGGCCAGACAGCCCATGAGGGGGTGATCGAGGTAGCGTTCCTGCCAGGTCGCGAAATCCCAGGCCCTGGGTTGTTGGTAGAGAGCCTCTAGGCGCTGGGCCTGGGCCGGCAACATTTTTTGAATATCTTTTTCGGCCTGTTTTAAGGCCTTCAGTTCGTCGGCATATTCAGTCTTAACGGCCTGGGGAACGGATTTTTGCGGTTTACCAGCGGCATTCCGCCAACTCAGTGTGGTACTGTGAGTTCCCGTGACCACCAGTTCCGCCGTAAAATCTCCGAAGGTTTCCCGCCGCCGTCCGACTTCTGTCAGGCCATAGGTGGGAACCGACAATTCTTCAATTTCTTCTCGGGAAATACCCGCCCGGTTGGCCGTTTCTACAAAGGCTTTTTCGATGCCCTTTTGGGCCGTCCCAAATTTAACACGCACCTTGAGCAGGGCCAGTTGGGCCATGGCCTCGGCGGTCGGCATCTGGCTCAAGGCCCAGATACAGGCATTGCCTAATTTGACACAGCGGGGGCCAATCTGGGGAACTTTGCGGTAGGCCGAAATCGCCAGAGAACTCAAGGCCCGAGCGAGGCTTGCATCTTCCAGGTCGGCACAGAGCCACACCAAGGCCCGTAGGATCTCCGCATTTTGATCGGCGATCAGATCAACCATGCCTCGCCAATCTACCAAGGGCTTTGTCCGTGGCCGATCCACTGGGGGAAACCAGCTTAATAGGGCCTGTTTAAACGACTCAAGGCCAATACTGTCTCGATAGCCTTGGGCCATTTTGAGCCATTTAGCACTGGGTTTACTGCCAGAAAGCGTTGCACTGCTTTTTAGGAGGGCCCGCCACGGTTCAGCCTGGGCATCGGATAGCGTTGCGAGAAACAATAGAGCCTGGTCGGCCCAGGGTTCCCCTGCTAGAAGGGGATATCTATCAGCCTTGTCTGGCAATAATTGACGGAGTTTGGCCGCCGATTTTCGTTGAGAGGCCCCCAGGCCCTCTAGGCGTTGGCAAACCGTTTCAACAGTAGCGCTGAGTTCAGGGGTGATAGGATGTTCCTTGAGATAATGGCCGATGAGGTGGGGAAGTCGCTCCGTCCCAGCAGCATAAAGGAGGTACTGCTCGTTTTCCATAGCCTTGAGCAGTTCGAGAATTTCCGCTAAAGACAAGGGTAATTTTTGCTTGAGCAACTGAAATAGGGCGTTAACAATCACCCAAATTTTATGCTGGTGGACTCCCTGGCCATTGGCTTGATACCAACGTAAAAGGGCCAGGGCCATTTGGGCTTGCTCTGGAGGGTCAAGATGACTAAAAAACTCTACGGGGGACAAGCCCGGCTGAAGAAAGGCTAGATTATTTTCGCGCAGAAGGGTAGCGATCATTTCTTGACAGAAATCATCTGTTAAGGAGCCAGCCATGGTTAACCTCCGACCAAGGGCACTAATTTTAGAAAGGTGACGGTTGTTTCTGGGGTAATGGTAATTTCATCCTCGAGTTCCGTGAGTTGCTCTTCGCCAACCAGAATCAGAAAGCCATTATTTTCAAAGGCTTGTAAGGCCTTAGAAAATTGTTGCTCCCAATCCAACTGCCGGGGTTGACGGAGGCGATAACCATTGAGACTGCGTTCTGTGTCCGTGGGCTGTACCAGTCCCTTAAAATAGTCTGGTTGGCGAGTATTAAAATCCTTCACTTCTTGGTAAACCCGACTCCGAATTACTTCTCGAACTGTAATGCACTCAGTCAAAAAATCTAAAACGAAACAGGACTCTTGCTTGGAGTTTTCAAGGTCAAGAGTATTGGCATCCTGGATTTTTAAGCTGTTTCCCATGGGCGTTACCGTTGATTTACCTTCAAAATACTCAATCAGTCCTTATTAGTTCTGTGAATTTTTGTAAATAAATGAGGCGGTCTTTAAACCGGCAATCAGCCAGCTTAGATATCAAAGTAGTAACGCACAGAACCCGTCTCTGGATCGTTGCCCACATGGACAATCCCCTTCTTCATGGCCTCCCGTAACAGAGTTTCCACTTCACTGGCTTCTAGGCCGGTAATAAGTATGGCTTGAGCCAGGGACAACACTCCTTGTTGCTGGGCCGCTCCTTCAATCAAACGATGTAGGGCACTCTTTTCTGGTTGTTTAGGGGTTTGCAGGGTACTCTGCAGTTTCTGGTCAAGACGGTCAATTTTCTCCAGTACTTGATGACTTAGATGGAGCGGGCCGTACCCACTGTCCTGGGGCAGAAACATGCGGAAGTCTCGATTACGGGACTGTACCATGCCGGGGATGAGAAACAGGTCAAGGAATTGGCCCACGAAACACAGGCCACCGCTAAAAAACCAGAGAATGCCGGTGATGGGTTTGCCGAGATAGAAACGATGAATGCCGCAAAAACCAAAACAGCCGCAGGCCCAGAGCAGATAGGCAATGGCCATGTTTTTTTCGGTGGGAGGAGTCATGGGAAGGAGATCCGCTTTTCCCTAGAATTCTAACCAACCTATTTTCGGATTGGCCGGTCGTTTCATTGGAGATAGGCCAAGGTGACACCGGCCCCGCCTTCCTCAGAAGAAGCCAACTCAAAACGCTCGACCTGGGGATGATGACTCAGGAAAGCATGAACGCCTTCTCGAAGTTTCCCCGTACCCTTACCGTGGATAATCCACAGCACCCCTTGGTCGTCAGCACGACGCAGGGCCGCCTCTAACTGGCTTTCGGCCATTTCTACCCGCTGGCCCCGGAGATCTATAGTATTTCGCTCGGTTCTCACCAAAACCGGGGCCGCTTTAACTGGAGGTGGGGGCGGGGAGGCCGGCTTGGGGGGTGGTTCTACTTTTTTGCCATCTAGGGATTCAATCTCCGTCAGAGGTAGGGTCATCTTCATCAGGCCAAATTTGACACTGACTTCCCCGGCAGCTTCCGAAAGTTGGGTGACTTCAGCGGTTTGGCCCAGGCTGGGGAGGCGCACCCGTTCTCCCACTTTGGGTAGGTAACCCAGAGGTTTGGCTTGGGTTTTGGCCTGCTCCTTAGCCACAATTTGATTCAGGGCCTCGGTGGCCTGTTGGGCTTTTTGTCCTGAGGGTTTCCCCCGCTGGAGTTGGCGAATCACCTGGGCAATTTCGGCCTTGGCGGCCAGGATCGCCTGCTGTATTTCCTGTTCTTGGTATTGTTTGAGTTCCCGTTCCCGCGCCTGGAGGGCCGTGGCCTTGCGGGACACTTCTTGATAAAAGACCTCGGTCTGCTGGAGCAGTTTTTGGGCATTCGAAGCCTTGGCTTCCTGCTCCCGACGCTGACTTTCTAGCCCCGCAATCACCTGATTAATCTCTTCAGAAAATCCCCCTAATCGCTGTTTGGCTGTTTCAACAATCTCTGGATGTAGGCCCAGACGCTGGGCAATGGTGAGAGCATTGGAGCGGCCGGGAATGCCCCAGAGCAGACGATAGGTGGGGGAAAGGGTCTGGTCGTCAAATTCCACTGAAGCATTTTCAAAGCGTTCATCCTGGTACTTCAGGGCCTTGAGTTCGCCGTAGTGGGTACTCACCAGGGTCAGGTGGGCATGATCCGCCAGATATTGTAACAGCGCAATGGCTAGGGCACTACCTTCCACGGGATCTGTACCAGCCCCAACTTCATCCAACAGCACCAGGGCCGAGGTCAGACCTTCAGGAGACTGCTTCAAAGCCGCAATAATGCGAATAATCCGACGAATATGCCCCGAAAAAGTCGATAAACTCTGCTCTAGGGATTGCTCATCGCCAATATCGGCAAGTATCTGCTCTAACCAGGGAATTTCGATCGGTTCCTTGGCAGGTAGGTAAAGGCCAACCTTCGCCATCAACATCGCCAAACCGAGGGTCTTGAGGGTAACGGTTTTGCCTCCTGTATTCGGGCCCGTGATGGCAATGACCCGAATTTTCGGATCAATCTGAACTGTAATGGGGACTACTTCAGGCCCTTTCTCCCGTTTCTGTTTCCAGACCAGCAGGGGATGGCGTAATTGCCGCAGAGTAATCGCTTGCTCTCGTGTGACCCATTGGGGGGGATTCCCTTCTAACCAAAGGCTATAGCGCAGACGAGCCGTGGCTAAATCGAGGCGAGTGGCAACGATCAACAGATGTTCCAGGTCTTCTAAACAGGCCCCGACCCGGTCACTTAGTTGGCGCAGAACAATTTCTTCTTCTACCTGCTCCTGACGACGGGCCTGACGAAGTTTATTGCCTAAATCCACAATGGCCTGGGGTTCGACGTAGAGGGTCGCCCCACTGCTGGAGGTATCGTGAATAATGCCGGGAATCTGTTCCTTATGACTGGCCTTGATGGGAATAACAAAACGGTCATCCCGTTGGGTAATCACGGCCTCTTGAACTGCACTTAGTTGGCGTTGCAGAAGACGATGCAGTTTTTGATAAATTTGGTCGCGGATATCCTTAAGTTTTTGACGAATGCCTGCCAGTTTGGCACTGGCCCGGTCAGCTACTTTGCCGGCCTCATCAATACAGTGGTGGATCTCCTGCTCCAGTTCAGGATAGGTACGAACATCCTCAACCAGGGCCATGAGACAAGGCAAATCTTCCTGGCCCTCGATTACCCGCCGCAAGCGTCTAACCCCGGCCAAGGTAGTGGCAATGGCCAATAGCTCAGGGCCAGACAGCAATCCTCCCAATTCCGCCCGCTCCAAGGCCTCAGTAATATCTGCAATGCCATTAAATTTCCAGTTGCTGTTTAGACTGGCCTCAATGCGTTCTACTTCCTGGGTTTGATTCAACAAGGTACGGCTTTCGGCTTCCGTCTCCGGGGGCAGGAGTTGTTGGGCCGCGACTACCCCCAAGGACGTTTCCGCAAAGGTCGAGAGATGATGGCAAAGGCGGTTCCATTCCAGCAGGGAGAGTGTTTCGGCTTGAATCAAAGGGGCACCCGGTCAAAAGTCTGCATCCTCCAAAATAGCAATAAACTTAGAGAATATCAGAAGAAAATCAACCCATCTGCCCATGCTTTTACTCCCCATCTCCGCTGGCCTCTTGAGCCTGGCCCTAACGACCCAGTCCGCCCCTCTACCAACTATCCCGGTCGCGCAATCCCTCTGGCTAAGCCAAAAAGCCACGACCGCCAGTGATCTTCTGCTTAAGCTTCCCCGGCCTAAAGGCGCCCCCAGCAAACTTCAGACCCTGTTCATGGCCAATGCCTACCAACAACAGGGCCTCAACTTTCAAACCAAGGGATTACCGGCCCCTACGGTGGACTTCTACCGTCAGGCCCTAACGAAATTGGGCTACCAGGAAAGAACCATCAACGCCACCCAGGGCGATTGGGGTTTTAGTATTGTTTTTGATACACCTACGAGTATTAACCTGGCCCCCAAAGATAGTAGTAAGAAAGTGGTTTTGGTCATTCAGGGCACCATGATTGGCCCTGATACGATCAACCTCAACCTCCGCTGTGAAGAAATCTAGGCCTGGTTTAATGGCGAGAAAACAGGTAGAAAATCTTTGGCTGTTTTGATCTGTCTAATGCAGTTTACAAGGATTTTCTGTATAGTTATCTGTCTAGTTGCTCACTAAGCTGGAAAAGCAAGCAAGATTTCATAGTAGCTTCTAGTTCAGTAAAGTACTGATTGATTTTTGAATGCCTTATTAAGCGAGGGTCTTACTCGAGGATCCTGTACCTCACTTAGTAAAAACTACTATGAGGAATTTACTAAGCCTTTGTATCTTTATCTAAAAGGTTCTAATCAGAAATATTGAATGGTTTATTTGAACCACCAAGGAATAGACACAACGATTCTGTAAAAGCCCAGATTCAACAATTTACCACTAACTCTCTTAGCCAGTGTACATAACTTATTTTTTCACACATAAATGCCTGTAAATACCGTAGCTTATCTAATAAAGATTCCCCAAACTCTTTCGGAATTCTTACCAATCTCAACATTAAATATCCAATCAGGCAACTATAAATCTGAATCTCTATTCCGTTTGTATTTTTAGTGATTAGCCTGTCCAACTTTAAGTGCATTTTTAAGAACTTCCATAATAGTTCTATTTGCCAACGCAATCGATAAAACTCAGCTATCTCTTCATTACTTATTCCTCCCTCTCCCTCTTCTGGTAAATTTGTTGCCAACCTAAACTCTGTTCTTTCTTCTCTATCACTAAATACTACTACTCTTCCTTCTAGCTTTTCCTTCCCACTTCCTATTTCATACTTTCCATTTTCCAGCATATTTAAGCTTATATTGTTCTTTGTTCTTAACACAAAGTAACGCTCTTTCTCTTCTTGCAGTTTTGCTATTCTTGCTAGACTACAAAATCCTCTATCCATTATCCCAACTCCATTCTCTGGCGTTGCTTCTATCGTTTCATTCCCATATTTACTATCATGCCCTTGACCAAAATTAATTACTATTCCTCCTGGGGCTCCTGTGTCTAAATTAATCCCACTAAATAGTTTTACCTGATGATGTCCTTGTCTCCATAATAATTTGCTCGTTAACGATATCACTGTTGAGTCCAGTGGAAACAAAACCAGTTCCCTTTTTTCTGGTTCTCGAGAGACTTCTACTTCTTTTTTTAGCTTTTTTAATATTTCTTTAAAAACCTTTGGGTTTCGCTTTTTACTTGCTTTTGAGAAGGTCGATATATCTACTGACTCTCCTCTCGCGTTTAATCTCTTGAATTGACTTCTCATGCTTGTTTGGCTTTGGTCTAGCACGAAACTTAGCCAAATTGAGACAAACTTAAAGGTGTCCAGTTCTGGATAATCCTTTT contains:
- a CDS encoding endonuclease MutS2, with translation MIQAETLSLLEWNRLCHHLSTFAETSLGVVAAQQLLPPETEAESRTLLNQTQEVERIEASLNSNWKFNGIADITEALERAELGGLLSGPELLAIATTLAGVRRLRRVIEGQEDLPCLMALVEDVRTYPELEQEIHHCIDEAGKVADRASAKLAGIRQKLKDIRDQIYQKLHRLLQRQLSAVQEAVITQRDDRFVIPIKASHKEQIPGIIHDTSSSGATLYVEPQAIVDLGNKLRQARRQEQVEEEIVLRQLSDRVGACLEDLEHLLIVATRLDLATARLRYSLWLEGNPPQWVTREQAITLRQLRHPLLVWKQKREKGPEVVPITVQIDPKIRVIAITGPNTGGKTVTLKTLGLAMLMAKVGLYLPAKEPIEIPWLEQILADIGDEQSLEQSLSTFSGHIRRIIRIIAALKQSPEGLTSALVLLDEVGAGTDPVEGSALAIALLQYLADHAHLTLVSTHYGELKALKYQDERFENASVEFDDQTLSPTYRLLWGIPGRSNALTIAQRLGLHPEIVETAKQRLGGFSEEINQVIAGLESQRREQEAKASNAQKLLQQTEVFYQEVSRKATALQARERELKQYQEQEIQQAILAAKAEIAQVIRQLQRGKPSGQKAQQATEALNQIVAKEQAKTQAKPLGYLPKVGERVRLPSLGQTAEVTQLSEAAGEVSVKFGLMKMTLPLTEIESLDGKKVEPPPKPASPPPPPVKAAPVLVRTERNTIDLRGQRVEMAESQLEAALRRADDQGVLWIIHGKGTGKLREGVHAFLSHHPQVERFELASSEEGGAGVTLAYLQ
- a CDS encoding DUF4132 domain-containing protein, with amino-acid sequence MAGSLTDDFCQEMIATLLRENNLAFLQPGLSPVEFFSHLDPPEQAQMALALLRWYQANGQGVHQHKIWVIVNALFQLLKQKLPLSLAEILELLKAMENEQYLLYAAGTERLPHLIGHYLKEHPITPELSATVETVCQRLEGLGASQRKSAAKLRQLLPDKADRYPLLAGEPWADQALLFLATLSDAQAEPWRALLKSSATLSGSKPSAKWLKMAQGYRDSIGLESFKQALLSWFPPVDRPRTKPLVDWRGMVDLIADQNAEILRALVWLCADLEDASLARALSSLAISAYRKVPQIGPRCVKLGNACIWALSQMPTAEAMAQLALLKVRVKFGTAQKGIEKAFVETANRAGISREEIEELSVPTYGLTEVGRRRETFGDFTAELVVTGTHSTTLSWRNAAGKPQKSVPQAVKTEYADELKALKQAEKDIQKMLPAQAQRLEALYQQPRAWDFATWQERYLDHPLMGCLARRLLWQLELGENHAVGIWYDGALRDRAGEVIPWLTAETKVTLWHPINASPEMIQAWRSWLMERQIQQPFKQAHREIYLLTPAEETTRVYSNRFAAHILKQHQFNALCAQQGWKNKLRLLVDDDYPPACLILPQWNLRAEFWIEGIGDQYGSDTNDSGTFLYLTTDQVRFYPIEAPENYAHAAGGGYGIFRQTPFDPLPLTVIPALVLSEVLRDVDLFVGVASVGNDPNWADGGPEGRHQVYWHDYSFGELSATAQTRRQVLEALIPRLKKIRDRCSFQERFLVVRGDLRTYKIHLGSGNILMEPSDQYLCIVKAPERGGGSEPIFLPFEGDKTLAVILSKAFLLAEDRKITDQTILRQIQP
- a CDS encoding NINE protein, translated to MTPPTEKNMAIAYLLWACGCFGFCGIHRFYLGKPITGILWFFSGGLCFVGQFLDLFLIPGMVQSRNRDFRMFLPQDSGYGPLHLSHQVLEKIDRLDQKLQSTLQTPKQPEKSALHRLIEGAAQQQGVLSLAQAILITGLEASEVETLLREAMKKGIVHVGNDPETGSVRYYFDI
- a CDS encoding IS4 family transposase; its protein translation is MISNFPQVVQKHLGHLPKKDYPELDTFKFVSIWLSFVLDQSQTSMRSQFKRLNARGESVDISTFSKASKKRNPKVFKEILKKLKKEVEVSREPEKRELVLFPLDSTVISLTSKLLWRQGHHQVKLFSGINLDTGAPGGIVINFGQGHDSKYGNETIEATPENGVGIMDRGFCSLARIAKLQEEKERYFVLRTKNNISLNMLENGKYEIGSGKEKLEGRVVVFSDREERTEFRLATNLPEEGEGGISNEEIAEFYRLRWQIELLWKFLKMHLKLDRLITKNTNGIEIQIYSCLIGYLMLRLVRIPKEFGESLLDKLRYLQAFMCEKISYVHWLRELVVNC